From a single Haloarcula sp. DT43 genomic region:
- a CDS encoding AI-2E family transporter: MDENRLVVALFGLAVAVVVGALAYQFVAALTVSVFLYYSTRRYYSSLRRLRLPARVRAVVVMASLVIPLLLLVSYATVLLVVEARQFVTQYALVDAAAVHVSWLDGAESVPDLTVEGLYSAYQSGRLSPFVDFLGQHAMVLTSVVSEFVLNLFVTTIVTYYLLVDGRRIREWLLRFDDGTVIREYLEAVDEELEAVLFGNLLNVLAISLIAIAAFTGYNTVAPAAVEVPYPALAGALTGIASLIPVVGMKVIYLPLTGITALPVVLDGRSSLLVYVLGFLLLAAVVVDTVPDLLLRPLLSGESTHVGLLMLAYTLGPVVLGFYGLFFAPILLVVGLTFANTALPRLLGASEPDSLSPDQMRLSDFR, encoded by the coding sequence ATGGACGAGAACCGCCTTGTCGTTGCCCTCTTCGGTCTCGCCGTCGCGGTGGTGGTCGGCGCGCTCGCCTACCAGTTCGTCGCGGCGCTGACCGTCTCCGTGTTCCTCTACTACTCGACGCGACGGTACTACAGTTCGCTGCGCCGGCTCCGACTCCCGGCGCGGGTGCGCGCCGTCGTCGTCATGGCGTCGCTGGTGATTCCCCTCCTGTTGCTCGTCAGCTACGCGACCGTCCTCCTGGTCGTCGAGGCCCGGCAGTTCGTCACGCAGTACGCGCTCGTCGACGCGGCCGCGGTGCACGTCTCCTGGCTGGACGGGGCGGAGTCGGTGCCGGACCTCACGGTCGAGGGGCTGTACAGCGCCTACCAGTCGGGACGGCTCTCCCCGTTCGTCGATTTCCTCGGCCAGCACGCCATGGTGCTCACCTCGGTCGTCTCCGAGTTCGTCCTCAATCTGTTCGTCACGACCATCGTCACGTACTACCTCCTGGTCGACGGGCGGCGCATCCGCGAGTGGCTGCTCCGATTCGACGACGGGACCGTCATCCGCGAGTACCTCGAAGCCGTCGACGAGGAACTGGAGGCGGTGCTGTTCGGCAATCTCCTGAACGTGCTGGCCATCTCGCTCATCGCCATCGCCGCGTTCACCGGCTACAACACCGTGGCACCGGCGGCCGTCGAAGTCCCGTACCCGGCGCTCGCCGGCGCGCTGACCGGTATCGCGAGCCTGATTCCCGTCGTCGGGATGAAAGTCATCTACCTCCCGCTGACCGGCATCACCGCCCTCCCGGTCGTCCTCGACGGCCGGTCCTCGCTGCTCGTGTACGTGCTCGGGTTCCTCCTGCTCGCGGCGGTCGTCGTCGACACGGTTCCGGACCTGCTGCTCCGGCCGCTTCTCAGCGGCGAGAGCACCCACGTCGGTCTCCTGATGCTCGCGTACACGCTGGGGCCGGTCGTGCTGGGGTTCTACGGGCTCTTTTTCGCCCCGATACTGCTCGTCGTCGGGCTGACGTTCGCCAACACGGCGCTGCCCCGACTGCTCGGTGCGAGCGAACCGGACAGCCTGTCGCCGGACCAGATGCGGCTCAGCGACTTCCGGTAA
- a CDS encoding DEAD/DEAH box helicase — protein MDDTIAWLRERPYYEGQIVDERTIPGRSGRTADCDVHDRLAGVLADEGIEDFYAHQVAAIEAVRGGENVVLATETASGKSLAYTVPAFERALDRRATALYVAPQVALINDQTETLSELARGLGFASGVSVAQYTGRQSKSEKEAIRERQPTVLLTTPDMLHYGILPHAYRLWDWFFQRLETVVIDEVHGYRGVFGSHVSLVMRRLQRVAERFDAGSDGGTAGGPEWVCCSATIGNPVEHAAAVTGQAESSFALVDEDASASGPRHWLLWNPPEYEGAGWGSGRRRSNHVETKRLFVDLVSRGLQTVVFAGSRQTAERYASDSADELHDRGHHDLADAVGAYQAALTDERRRELERGLQSGDLQGVWSTSALELGVDVGGLDAVLLDGYPGTRMRAFQQAGRAGRGTDPALVALVGGEDQLDQYVLRNPDALFETGAEQAVTNPENEQLLPDHVHAAACENWLSPDDDRHFGERFPDVVADLESAGALDRRQTDQGIRWLGTGSPHHEMNLRTVDDREVKLVAKGDVIATLPFEDALRDAHPGAIYHHQGRRYEVTDLDLATGVAELSRTWADYFTRVLHDKTITVEADLDERRLPAREDVPVRFASVTMRKQITGYERRDGSSGEVLGQRALDLPETTLETKALYHTVPSELDAQIRRGEYGPDGGRGDSRAGDTAADGGEAGDFPGAIHAAEHAMISMFPFEYLCDRGDIGGLSTPRHPHTGEPTIFIYDGYPGGIGLTRAGYRDIGPLMDTTLSMLRSCDCADGCPACVQSPHCGNANDPLDKHGAIHLLDGLTTDGVE, from the coding sequence GTGGACGACACCATCGCGTGGCTCCGCGAGCGCCCGTACTACGAGGGCCAGATCGTCGACGAGCGGACGATCCCCGGACGGTCCGGGCGGACGGCCGACTGCGACGTGCACGACCGCCTCGCCGGCGTCCTCGCCGACGAAGGGATCGAGGACTTCTACGCCCACCAGGTCGCGGCAATCGAGGCGGTCCGCGGCGGCGAGAACGTCGTGCTCGCGACCGAGACGGCCAGCGGCAAGAGCCTCGCCTACACCGTCCCCGCGTTCGAGCGAGCGCTCGACCGGCGCGCGACGGCGCTGTACGTCGCCCCGCAGGTCGCGCTCATCAACGACCAGACGGAGACACTCTCGGAACTGGCGCGGGGCCTCGGCTTCGCGTCCGGCGTCTCGGTCGCGCAGTACACCGGTCGGCAGTCCAAATCGGAGAAGGAGGCCATCAGGGAGCGCCAGCCGACGGTCCTGCTGACGACGCCGGACATGCTTCACTACGGCATCCTCCCCCACGCCTACCGCCTGTGGGACTGGTTCTTCCAGCGGCTCGAAACCGTCGTTATCGACGAGGTCCACGGCTACCGCGGCGTCTTCGGCAGCCACGTCTCGCTCGTGATGCGCCGCCTCCAGCGGGTCGCCGAGCGCTTCGACGCGGGGAGCGACGGCGGGACCGCGGGCGGTCCGGAGTGGGTCTGTTGTTCGGCGACCATCGGGAACCCGGTCGAACACGCCGCGGCGGTCACCGGACAGGCCGAATCGTCGTTCGCGCTGGTCGACGAGGACGCGAGCGCCAGCGGCCCGCGCCACTGGCTGCTGTGGAACCCCCCCGAGTACGAGGGCGCGGGCTGGGGGAGCGGCCGCCGCCGGTCGAACCACGTCGAGACCAAGCGGCTGTTCGTCGACCTCGTGTCGCGGGGGCTCCAGACGGTCGTCTTCGCCGGGTCGCGCCAGACCGCCGAGCGCTACGCCAGCGACAGCGCCGACGAACTCCACGACCGCGGCCACCACGACCTCGCCGACGCCGTCGGGGCGTACCAGGCCGCGCTGACCGACGAGCGGCGCCGCGAACTGGAACGCGGCCTCCAGTCCGGCGACCTCCAGGGCGTCTGGTCGACCAGCGCGCTCGAACTCGGCGTCGACGTGGGCGGTCTCGACGCCGTCCTGCTCGACGGCTACCCCGGCACGCGGATGCGGGCGTTCCAGCAGGCCGGACGGGCCGGCCGCGGGACCGACCCGGCGCTCGTCGCGCTCGTCGGCGGCGAGGACCAGCTCGACCAGTACGTCCTGCGCAACCCCGACGCGCTGTTCGAGACCGGGGCCGAGCAGGCCGTGACGAACCCTGAAAACGAGCAGTTGCTCCCCGACCACGTCCACGCGGCGGCCTGCGAGAACTGGCTCTCGCCCGACGACGACCGCCACTTCGGCGAGCGCTTCCCCGACGTGGTCGCGGACTTGGAGTCCGCGGGCGCGCTCGACCGCCGCCAGACCGACCAGGGCATCCGCTGGCTCGGCACCGGCAGCCCCCACCACGAGATGAACCTCCGCACGGTCGACGACCGCGAGGTGAAATTGGTGGCGAAAGGCGACGTGATCGCGACGCTCCCTTTCGAGGACGCGCTGCGCGACGCCCACCCCGGCGCGATATACCACCACCAGGGCCGGCGTTACGAGGTGACCGACCTGGACCTCGCGACCGGCGTCGCCGAACTCTCTCGCACGTGGGCGGACTACTTCACGCGCGTCCTGCACGACAAGACCATCACGGTCGAGGCCGACCTCGACGAGCGGCGTCTCCCGGCCCGCGAGGACGTTCCGGTCCGCTTCGCCTCGGTGACGATGCGCAAGCAGATCACCGGCTACGAGCGCCGCGACGGCTCATCGGGGGAGGTTCTCGGCCAGCGCGCGCTCGACCTGCCCGAGACGACGCTGGAGACGAAGGCCCTGTATCACACCGTCCCGTCGGAACTGGACGCCCAGATTCGCCGCGGCGAGTACGGGCCCGACGGCGGTCGCGGGGACAGTCGTGCCGGCGACACGGCCGCGGACGGCGGCGAGGCCGGTGACTTCCCGGGTGCGATTCACGCCGCCGAGCACGCGATGATATCGATGTTCCCCTTCGAGTACCTCTGTGACCGCGGCGACATCGGCGGGCTCTCGACGCCCCGCCACCCCCACACCGGGGAGCCGACGATATTCATCTACGACGGCTACCCCGGCGGCATCGGCCTGACGCGAGCCGGGTATCGGGACATCGGACCGCTGATGGACACCACGCTCTCGATGCTGCGCTCGTGTGACTGTGCCGACGGCTGCCCGGCCTGCGTACAGTCGCCTCACTGCGGGAACGCCAACGACCCGCTGGACAAACACGGCGCGATACACCTGCTGGACGGGCTGACGACCGACGGGGTGGAGTGA
- a CDS encoding ATP-binding cassette domain-containing protein — MLDVSDLSVTFGDQHVLSGVDFAVDRGTFVGLVGPNGAGKTTALRTVKGTLAPDHGTVRVDGDAVSDRSAKAVGRLVASTPQGTDLSFDFTVRQTVEMGRTPHLGRFDRMGERDHSAVERAMERASVDQFADRAFTSLSGGERQRVLLARALAQETPVLMLDEPTANLDINHAVQTLELVRSLVADGKTAVAAIHDLNLAARYCDELVLLADGTVRAAGRPADVLTSETLRDAFDAETLVTTQPGTDAPLVTPLAERESVARRVHVVGTGGPAADAVARLVGADCRVSVGVVPAGDAAAERAADLGCETVTVPAFAGVDDAARERAVALARAADAVVVAGAVGDGNAPVVEAGRVRLGVETGGAGHSQTVSDTIPLAALPTAVATLPPPRQADAAPPVGRSSTD; from the coding sequence ATGCTCGACGTGTCCGACCTCTCGGTGACGTTCGGCGACCAGCACGTGCTCTCGGGGGTCGACTTCGCGGTGGACCGCGGGACGTTCGTCGGCCTCGTCGGCCCCAACGGCGCGGGCAAGACGACGGCCCTGCGGACGGTCAAGGGGACGCTGGCTCCAGACCACGGGACGGTCCGCGTCGACGGCGACGCGGTCTCGGACCGCTCGGCGAAGGCGGTCGGCCGCCTGGTCGCGAGCACGCCCCAGGGCACCGACCTCTCTTTCGACTTCACGGTCAGGCAGACCGTCGAGATGGGGCGGACGCCCCACCTCGGTCGCTTCGACCGGATGGGCGAGCGCGACCACAGCGCCGTCGAGAGGGCGATGGAGCGCGCGAGCGTCGACCAGTTCGCCGACCGGGCGTTCACCTCCCTCTCCGGCGGCGAGCGCCAGCGCGTCCTGCTGGCCCGCGCGCTGGCCCAGGAGACGCCCGTCCTCATGCTCGACGAGCCGACGGCGAACCTGGATATCAACCACGCCGTCCAGACGCTCGAACTGGTGCGCTCGCTCGTCGCCGACGGGAAGACGGCCGTCGCCGCCATCCACGACCTCAATCTGGCGGCGCGGTACTGCGACGAACTGGTGTTGCTCGCCGACGGCACGGTCCGCGCCGCGGGCCGTCCCGCCGACGTGCTCACAAGCGAGACGCTCCGGGACGCGTTCGACGCGGAGACGCTGGTGACGACCCAGCCGGGCACCGACGCGCCGCTGGTGACGCCGCTGGCCGAGCGCGAGTCGGTCGCCCGCCGCGTCCACGTCGTCGGGACCGGTGGACCGGCGGCCGACGCCGTCGCGAGACTGGTCGGAGCCGACTGCCGGGTGAGCGTCGGCGTCGTTCCGGCCGGCGACGCGGCCGCCGAGCGGGCCGCCGACCTCGGTTGCGAAACGGTGACGGTCCCGGCGTTCGCCGGCGTCGACGACGCGGCCCGCGAGCGCGCGGTCGCCCTCGCCCGGGCTGCCGACGCCGTCGTGGTCGCGGGGGCGGTCGGCGACGGGAACGCGCCGGTGGTCGAGGCCGGCCGCGTCCGCCTCGGCGTCGAGACGGGGGGCGCTGGCCACTCACAGACCGTCAGCGACACGATACCGCTGGCCGCGCTCCCGACCGCTGTCGCGACGTTGCCACCGCCCAGGCAGGCGGACGCGGCCCCGCCGGTCGGCCGGTCCTCGACCGACTGA
- a CDS encoding PGF-CTERM-anchored ABC transporter substrate-binding protein, which translates to MRRLSLVCVLVLLAGSIAAPTAATATTQADDCSFPVTVTDATGTEVTIEERPERVTTTNPSAAQTMWEIGGRSQVVGLTQYAGYLDGAESRENVSASFGVSVERVVGTEPDLVLAPNASAGDVAPLRQAGLTVYHFRAATTVDDIREKTTTTGRLTGNCDGAAAANAWMDANVAAVDEVTAGVEDRPKALYPLGSGYVAAGDTFISSLIDLAGAENVAARNHTGYPQLSDEVILRLDPEVLFVTENSAGIAATEPYASTTAGERNATVSLLVRNLNQPAPRSVVNVAHNATAQLYPDRYDADSYVPRSVATPTETRTSDPTPADHTPSTDQPTTAASGPGFTAVGALVALLALLCALGVRRRE; encoded by the coding sequence ATGCGACGCCTGTCTCTCGTCTGTGTCCTCGTCTTGCTCGCGGGCTCGATTGCGGCCCCGACCGCAGCGACGGCGACCACGCAGGCCGACGACTGCTCGTTCCCGGTGACCGTGACCGACGCGACCGGGACCGAGGTCACCATCGAGGAGCGCCCGGAGCGGGTCACGACGACGAACCCCTCGGCCGCCCAGACGATGTGGGAAATCGGCGGCCGGTCGCAGGTCGTCGGGCTGACCCAGTACGCCGGCTACCTGGACGGCGCTGAGAGCCGGGAAAACGTCTCGGCCAGTTTCGGCGTCAGCGTTGAGAGAGTCGTCGGGACCGAGCCGGACCTCGTGCTCGCCCCGAACGCCAGCGCCGGCGACGTGGCACCGCTCCGACAGGCCGGCCTGACGGTGTATCACTTCCGCGCCGCGACGACCGTCGACGACATCCGCGAGAAGACGACCACGACCGGTCGGCTGACCGGGAACTGCGACGGTGCGGCCGCGGCCAACGCCTGGATGGACGCGAACGTCGCGGCCGTCGACGAGGTGACCGCCGGCGTCGAGGACCGCCCGAAGGCGCTGTACCCGCTGGGGAGCGGCTACGTGGCCGCCGGGGACACGTTCATCAGTTCGCTCATCGACCTCGCCGGCGCGGAGAACGTCGCCGCGCGCAACCACACGGGGTACCCGCAACTCAGCGACGAAGTGATCCTGCGACTGGACCCCGAGGTGCTGTTCGTCACCGAGAACTCGGCGGGGATCGCGGCGACGGAACCGTACGCGAGCACCACCGCCGGCGAGCGAAACGCCACGGTGTCCCTGCTGGTCAGGAACCTCAATCAGCCCGCGCCCCGGAGCGTCGTCAACGTCGCGCACAACGCCACCGCACAGCTGTATCCCGACCGCTACGACGCCGACAGCTACGTCCCCCGGTCGGTGGCGACGCCGACCGAGACCCGGACGAGCGACCCGACGCCCGCGGACCACACGCCGAGCACGGACCAGCCCACGACGGCGGCCAGCGGCCCCGGCTTCACCGCCGTCGGGGCGCTCGTCGCACTGCTCGCGCTCCTCTGTGCGCTCGGGGTCCGACGGCGGGAGTAG
- a CDS encoding mechanosensitive ion channel family protein, translated as MQATDPFSGDLASTYAQLAEDGAQFLVVGAALYFLGRLLVVPAIRWGLERSRIDRTLESALGSASHLLVVVLAVVVAASVAGFQGTLAGSTLVAAGVTVAVGLAAQDVLGNFVSGVFIVTDPDLNVGDTIEWNGKRGVVVDIDLRVTRVRTPDNERVIVPNTDLATSAVTNRTSTGPIGISYDFGVGYDADLDEVEAIIKNVARDIDHVAEKPEPVVGVDDLADTAVVVTGRIWIPNNRRNRLPSVHSAFVRGVHEACRAEGIDLSETTQHSLSGEVALQDPAEPLDDRPE; from the coding sequence ATGCAGGCCACCGACCCGTTCTCGGGCGACCTCGCCTCGACGTACGCGCAGCTCGCGGAGGACGGCGCGCAGTTTCTCGTCGTCGGAGCGGCCCTCTACTTTCTGGGGCGGCTCCTCGTCGTCCCGGCCATCCGCTGGGGACTGGAGCGGTCGCGGATCGACCGGACGCTCGAGAGCGCGCTGGGTAGCGCCAGCCACCTCCTCGTCGTCGTCCTCGCGGTCGTCGTCGCGGCGAGCGTCGCTGGATTCCAGGGGACCCTCGCCGGGTCGACGCTCGTCGCGGCCGGCGTGACGGTCGCCGTCGGACTGGCCGCCCAGGACGTGCTGGGGAACTTCGTCTCGGGCGTGTTCATCGTCACCGACCCGGACCTGAACGTCGGCGACACCATCGAGTGGAACGGCAAGCGCGGCGTCGTCGTCGACATCGACCTCCGGGTCACGCGGGTCCGGACGCCGGACAACGAGCGGGTCATCGTCCCGAACACCGACCTGGCGACGAGCGCGGTGACGAACCGGACCTCGACGGGACCCATCGGCATCTCATACGACTTCGGCGTCGGCTACGACGCCGACCTCGACGAAGTGGAGGCCATCATCAAGAACGTCGCCCGCGACATCGACCACGTCGCCGAGAAGCCCGAACCGGTGGTCGGGGTCGACGACCTCGCCGACACCGCCGTCGTGGTGACCGGGCGCATCTGGATTCCGAACAACCGCCGGAACCGACTGCCCAGCGTCCACTCGGCGTTCGTCCGCGGCGTCCACGAGGCCTGTCGCGCCGAGGGCATCGACCTCAGCGAGACGACCCAGCACTCGCTGTCGGGCGAAGTGGCGCTTCAGGACCCCGCAGAACCACTCGACGACCGCCCCGAGTGA
- a CDS encoding hybrid sensor histidine kinase/response regulator produces the protein MDTPVAASDRHGSDEAAGRLRLLYVDPDCDDVTAVREALTENTDEFTLTVCETADDALEALESAAYDCVVSEYRLPDRDGVELLESVRERSRDLPFLLFTDDGDERVASDAISAGVTDYVTKTPLPEQTERLRQRITSAVTRYQEEADILDRMTDAFFAVDENWEFTYANERGRRVIGRAMAEDGETSGLLGRNVWEAVPSLEGTEFSKQYRKAMANQEPTSFEAYFEPLQTWFEVSVYPSPTGISVYFRDITERHEREEEIRERERTVREVYRVVSRKDLAFEEKVERLLEIGQNVLGTSTAALSHIDGDRYVFEIVHDRTGATEAGDTVPLEATNCERAVAEEQTLVLADVAADRPDLTDRAGYTEMGVSCYLGTPVVVDGSVYGTFCFYGTEPRDSFSEWEVTLVELMGNWVSYEQERERRERELTRERNRLEEFASVVSHDLRNPLNVAFGRLALIDDEYDGDPDHVESLRRALERMDELIDDVLALARGGHKVVDATDGSLDDIITAAWDTVESSDATLERTDTDAQITGDQTRLQQLFENLFRNSVEHSDGPVTVSVGTLSGGRGFYVADDGPGIPEDEREDVFERGYTTSDEGTGFGLAIVSEIVDAHGGRITVAESEDGGVRFDVTGIQVD, from the coding sequence ATGGATACACCCGTGGCCGCGTCGGACCGTCACGGGAGCGACGAAGCGGCCGGGCGGCTCCGTCTCCTCTACGTCGACCCTGACTGTGACGACGTCACTGCGGTCAGAGAGGCGCTGACCGAGAACACCGACGAGTTTACCCTGACGGTGTGTGAGACGGCGGACGACGCGCTCGAAGCCCTGGAGAGTGCGGCGTACGACTGCGTCGTCAGCGAGTACCGGCTGCCGGACCGCGACGGGGTCGAACTGCTTGAGTCCGTCCGAGAGCGGTCGCGTGACCTCCCCTTCCTCCTCTTTACCGACGACGGCGACGAACGCGTGGCCAGCGACGCGATTTCGGCCGGCGTCACGGACTACGTGACGAAGACGCCCCTCCCGGAACAGACGGAACGGCTCCGACAGCGCATCACGTCGGCCGTCACCCGCTACCAGGAGGAGGCGGACATCCTCGACCGGATGACCGACGCGTTCTTCGCGGTGGACGAGAACTGGGAGTTCACCTACGCCAACGAGCGCGGCCGGCGCGTCATCGGCCGCGCGATGGCGGAGGACGGGGAGACGTCGGGCCTGCTGGGGCGCAACGTCTGGGAGGCGGTCCCGTCCCTCGAGGGGACGGAGTTCAGCAAGCAGTACCGGAAGGCGATGGCCAACCAGGAGCCGACGTCGTTCGAGGCGTACTTCGAGCCGCTGCAGACCTGGTTCGAAGTGTCCGTGTACCCGTCGCCGACGGGTATCTCGGTGTACTTCCGGGACATCACCGAGCGCCACGAACGCGAGGAGGAGATACGCGAGCGAGAGCGGACGGTCAGGGAGGTCTACCGGGTCGTCTCCCGCAAGGACCTGGCGTTCGAGGAGAAGGTCGAGCGACTGCTCGAAATCGGCCAGAACGTCCTCGGGACGTCGACGGCCGCCCTCTCGCACATCGACGGCGACCGGTACGTCTTCGAAATCGTCCACGACCGGACGGGGGCCACCGAGGCGGGCGATACGGTCCCGCTGGAGGCGACGAACTGCGAGCGGGCCGTCGCCGAGGAGCAGACGCTGGTGCTCGCCGACGTCGCCGCGGACCGGCCGGACCTGACCGACAGGGCGGGGTACACGGAGATGGGCGTCTCCTGTTACCTCGGAACCCCGGTCGTTGTCGACGGGTCGGTGTACGGCACGTTCTGCTTCTACGGGACGGAACCCCGGGACTCCTTCTCGGAGTGGGAGGTCACGCTCGTCGAGTTGATGGGCAACTGGGTCAGCTACGAGCAGGAACGGGAACGTCGCGAGCGGGAACTCACCCGCGAGCGGAACCGGCTGGAGGAGTTCGCGAGCGTCGTCTCCCACGACCTCCGGAACCCGCTGAACGTCGCCTTCGGCCGCCTCGCGCTCATCGACGACGAGTACGACGGGGACCCGGACCACGTCGAGTCGCTCCGCCGCGCGCTCGAACGGATGGACGAACTCATCGACGACGTGCTCGCGCTCGCGCGCGGGGGCCACAAGGTCGTCGACGCGACCGACGGGTCGCTGGACGACATCATCACGGCCGCCTGGGACACCGTCGAGAGTTCGGACGCGACGCTCGAACGGACCGACACGGACGCGCAAATCACCGGCGACCAGACGCGCCTCCAGCAACTGTTCGAGAACCTCTTTCGAAACAGCGTGGAACACAGCGATGGCCCCGTAACCGTCAGCGTCGGAACCCTCTCGGGCGGGCGGGGGTTCTACGTGGCCGACGACGGCCCCGGCATCCCCGAGGACGAGCGCGAGGACGTGTTCGAACGCGGCTACACCACGAGCGACGAGGGGACCGGCTTCGGGCTGGCAATCGTCTCCGAAATCGTCGACGCACACGGTGGCCGCATCACCGTCGCGGAGAGCGAGGACGGCGGTGTCCGCTTCGACGTGACCGGGATTCAGGTCGACTGA
- the btuC gene encoding vitamin B12 ABC transporter permease BtuC, with amino-acid sequence MRFAGRSVGWSVGLTAVLGVVVTVSAGIGPVWIPPAAVAKVLLNAVAVPTGVSLSGPALDVSTTRLFVYPVTDLQTQIVMQVRLPRILLGAVVGFSLAAAGTIMQGIFRNPMADPSIIGVSSGAAVGAVGYIVAPVAIPLGLGLRGAAFAGAILSAFGVYLIATRNGETPVATLLLAGVAVQTFLGAVVSFLLLHSGESIRRALFWLMGHLKGASWPEVTTSVLLVAVPFVVLLAYARDLNVMLLGEEDAQSLGIEVERTKRVLLALSSVVTAAGVAVAGIIGFVGLIVPHVMRLLVGPDHRILLPTAALAGASFLVATDTLARSGSAEVPVGIVTAALGAPFFLYLLRKREVREL; translated from the coding sequence ATGCGTTTCGCGGGGCGTTCCGTCGGGTGGTCGGTCGGCCTCACCGCCGTCCTCGGTGTCGTTGTGACGGTTAGCGCCGGCATCGGCCCGGTGTGGATACCGCCGGCCGCGGTCGCGAAGGTGCTGCTCAACGCCGTCGCCGTCCCGACCGGCGTCTCCCTCTCCGGCCCCGCGCTCGACGTGTCCACGACCCGCCTGTTCGTCTATCCCGTCACCGACCTCCAGACCCAAATCGTCATGCAAGTCCGTCTGCCCCGCATCCTGCTCGGCGCTGTGGTCGGCTTCTCGCTCGCCGCCGCGGGCACCATCATGCAGGGCATCTTCCGGAATCCGATGGCCGACCCCTCCATCATCGGCGTCTCCTCCGGCGCGGCGGTCGGTGCTGTCGGCTACATCGTCGCGCCGGTCGCGATTCCGCTCGGTCTCGGCCTGCGCGGCGCGGCCTTCGCGGGGGCGATCCTCTCCGCCTTCGGCGTCTACCTCATCGCGACGCGCAACGGCGAGACGCCCGTCGCCACGCTCCTGCTGGCCGGCGTCGCCGTCCAGACGTTCCTCGGCGCGGTCGTCTCCTTTCTGCTCCTCCACAGCGGCGAGAGCATCCGTCGGGCGCTGTTCTGGCTGATGGGCCACCTGAAGGGGGCGTCCTGGCCCGAGGTCACCACCAGCGTCCTCCTGGTCGCCGTCCCGTTCGTCGTCCTGCTGGCCTACGCCCGCGACCTGAACGTCATGCTGCTGGGCGAGGAGGACGCCCAGAGCCTCGGCATCGAAGTCGAGCGGACCAAGCGGGTCCTGCTCGCCCTGTCCTCGGTCGTCACCGCCGCGGGCGTCGCCGTCGCCGGAATCATCGGCTTCGTCGGCCTCATCGTCCCCCACGTCATGCGACTGCTCGTCGGCCCGGACCACCGGATACTGCTCCCGACGGCGGCGCTCGCGGGGGCCTCCTTCCTGGTCGCGACGGACACGCTCGCGCGCTCGGGCAGCGCCGAGGTCCCGGTCGGCATCGTCACCGCCGCGCTGGGCGCGCCCTTCTTCCTGTACCTGCTCCGCAAACGGGAGGTGCGAGAGCTGTGA
- a CDS encoding 5-formyltetrahydrofolate cyclo-ligase, with protein sequence MDKQAIRERVWDALEERGVARFPFPPHDRIPNFAGAEAAAQRLTETPVWDAAETVKANPDAPQLAVRRAALRAGKTVYMAVPRLRDERCFYELDPAELTDIEAAPAVSNVADHARQVGPEAVGTVDLVVSGSVAVTEDGARIGKGEGYSDLEYAVLRELGLVDDDTPVATTVHELQIVGGPEGVVDTAVPVDDHDVPMDWVVTPDRTVETETPHPRPTGVDWDALSAARVDEMPVLSTRRPD encoded by the coding sequence GTGGACAAGCAAGCCATCCGAGAGCGGGTGTGGGACGCGCTGGAAGAGCGCGGCGTCGCCCGCTTTCCGTTCCCGCCACACGACCGGATTCCGAACTTCGCGGGCGCGGAGGCGGCCGCACAGCGCCTGACCGAGACACCGGTCTGGGACGCCGCCGAGACGGTGAAGGCGAACCCCGACGCGCCGCAGTTGGCGGTCCGACGGGCGGCGCTCCGGGCGGGCAAGACGGTGTACATGGCCGTGCCGCGCCTGCGAGACGAGCGGTGTTTCTACGAACTCGACCCCGCCGAACTGACCGACATCGAGGCCGCCCCGGCGGTGTCGAACGTCGCCGACCACGCGCGCCAGGTCGGGCCCGAGGCCGTCGGGACTGTCGACCTCGTCGTCTCGGGGTCGGTCGCGGTCACCGAAGACGGCGCGCGAATCGGCAAGGGCGAGGGGTACAGCGACCTCGAATACGCCGTCCTCCGGGAACTGGGGCTGGTCGACGACGACACGCCGGTCGCGACGACGGTCCACGAACTTCAGATTGTGGGCGGCCCTGAGGGTGTTGTCGACACCGCCGTGCCCGTCGACGACCACGACGTGCCGATGGACTGGGTCGTGACGCCGGACCGCACCGTCGAGACCGAGACGCCACACCCGCGACCGACTGGCGTCGACTGGGACGCGCTCTCGGCGGCCCGCGTCGACGAGATGCCGGTGCTTTCGACCCGCCGGCCCGACTGA